The DNA window AAGAATCAAGATGGTCCGTTCTTTTCAGCTAAAAAATGACTTAGCTACTCTTGGTTTTCGTTATCATGTTTTTAAACTGATAAAATAGTGTATTTTGTATGGAAAATTTGTTCGTAAGAGTTGCTTtagaaatcaaataaatttatttttcaagcttataataatccatgcttaattaattacgttGTAATCACGCATTTTGAGTGCGGATAGTCAGAACGCACCTCAGGAGAGCTCTCGTAGCGTTGGATTGGGATCACGCATCAAAGGCGCCCTGCCCACCTGATGCCGGAAACGGGAGGACGGTAACCACCCCCGACAAAGCCAACGTGGCATGAGGCAGCGTGCCGGCACGCACAGCCGAGATCGGCCCGATCGAAATGATGGATGCCTCCACCCCTCCCGATCAACGCGCTCCAGCCCCGTACGGCTTCCGCGATCCGCACCCACCACCTCCAGGAGGAGGCGAACACCGTGTGGCGCCCGCCCCGGCGGAGCGCGCACCgaagacgagagagagagaggcacgcacgcacgcacgcacactcGCTGTCACGCACGCGACCGCGACGGCCACACCCGCGAGCACGCGTATCCCCCACCCATCCACCCGTCACCCgtcgtgccgcgccgtcgcctccgcctccgccttaTCGTCCCCCGCGCGCGCAAGCCCTACGTACGTTACGTGGTATGACTCGCGTGGGGGTTTGCAACATTTGCGTTGCGCCGAGCCGTGGAAGCACCACCGCATGCAACCGGCAACCATTCGCTATATCGAACGGGCGTAGCGGCCCTAGCGGTGGGGAGTAATGGATATGCCGGGCGGGATGCCGAGTGCAGTGGTGCACGTATGTTTGCTGGCGATGGCTCCGTGTGACGCGACTGTGGCCATGTTCGTGGGTCGGGGTATACGTTTGGCTGTTCGGACGTACAACGGCCggttgctgtttttttttttttttttgccgttgCCATTGCTTGTTTTTGCCCTTTTGTCGCAGGGCCGGGGCCAGATGGGAGAGGGCTAAGAGCAAATCGAGCAGCTCATGCATATGATCATCTTCATTTGAATAaccatcttaaaaaaaatcttccatCCATATCATCTTGCACTTCAAgagatcatctatatttattatattaatacttTGTAATCACTTACTCTTATGTTGATATTACTCTCTTCTTTTATTGTGATGGAATGTTgaaatatgtatggaggagagaacttcaaaatttagATGACCCTCTTCAATTTTGATGACCATCTATTTTTGCATGACGGGGTACATGATCCGGTATAGCCTATTTTTTCcttcatatcatctattttcaatAGAACGGTGAAATACACGTGATGTTGGGATTGCTCTACGCTTAGCTTAGCTATCCGTGTGGCTGTGGGTGAATAGCAAAAGTGGCACCAACAGGAGAATAAAAGGGGAGATGTGTCTACAATCCTGAGCAGTGGGGGCATACTTGcatgctaattttttttcgacATCGGCATGATATTGAGGCCAGCGGAGTGAGGGTGTTTGTTCGTTTGAGCATATGTTTTTATGTCgtgtttttaaaagaaatatttagaTCAACTAATTAGAAACCATGCACGCACGGTGGTCAACTGGTGGGCTAACACCTATGCTTGCTTAACCTAGTACTAGTTGCGTTTGAATTACCTTAGATATTAGAAAAGATCTAATATCAATTAAACAAGTAGAGTGGGACTTCGAACCCAGATCGGTTAGCCCACCAACTTGTGGAGTTTGTCAAAAGACCTCTAGGTGTTTCTCATCGAAATAActataacaaagtaaaaattttgctttgcaaaaattaaatgatggaattttatataaaacagtTTTGCaagaaatttatcatttagttGCTTGGTAAATGTGTGACCACGAAAATCCAGAATCTATAATTGGATTTTAGAGGTATCTTAGAGCCAAGGTTCATCATGTTCATTTCAGAGTTCGTCTTCAcgtataaaaaattcataaaaagcACTATTACTATTCCATgatcttatatataaaaaaaatgtgaatatATTTCAATGAAAAGTACATCCTAAGTCCTCTATCGTCAAGAATAGGAAGTTTTGCGATCAAAACCACGGCTATAAGTTGTTTTGGAGCAACCATGCAAGACGTGCATGCTTTCTTCTATTTTAATCTATTGGTTCATTTGTTATCTTCTAAAGTTGATACCAGTAAAAAAGCTACTACTCTACTACGCGTTACTACTTTTCTAGCTAGAGGCTAGGTTTTCGAGCTAGCTGTTAGTTTAACACATATCACTATCCTCCTCACGGGGAGccgatataaaaaatcataaaaagcatattataaaatgagtaaatttcactgAGGCCTTtattagtttctaatttttttccaaaaacatcacatcaaatctttagacacctaaataaaacattaaacatagataaaccaaaaaactaattgtatagttacggaagaaatcttgagacaaatcttttgagcctaattagtccatgattagctataagtgatacagtaaccaatatgtgctaatgacgaattaattatgctcaaaaaattcgtctcgcggttttcaagctaaccgtgaaattcgttttttcattcgagTCCGAAAACATCTTCCGACATTTggttaaacatttgacgtgacacttctcccaaaaattttttcaatctaaacggCGCCTGAATTACAGATACTTTGATTGATCAAGCTGTTGCAGAtctacatatttaattatgtatattataaaaatgccTCTAAACTATAaggtctatttttttataactactccttccgttttaTACTGTttgcttagatttatttttattaatagatatttttatatatgtctagatttataagtgtctatatgaatctagaaaaagttaaaagacaCTTGCTTTGTGAAACAGATGTAGTACATCAAAAAATATTCGTTTTATGATGCGAGATGTTAtactatagttttgtgataaattaGATGGTAAATAAtagttaaattaaaatttgatcatataCAGTTTTATGATAGTTTGATCAAAGTATTTATAGTTTTGCGAAATTTAatcttataaaaattatattacctCTGTCCTAGAAGCCTAGAAGGTAAGTGATTCTAGGTTTGAATGCAGACAAGtgcttgtctaaatttattcgtagaatttattaccctctaggacggagggagtataatttCACTCTGTTAGCCTAAAAAGTAACATAACGTTTACTCTGTTAGCCTAAGAAGTAGAGAATAatgttaattagaaaaaaaaatacagagatCTACGCTGTCCATTGTGGTTGGTTAATGATATTGATCGATTTGTACATATGAAATATAGATATTTGTAGAAAGGAAAAGGTCTACTTCACCTCTGAACTATCAAAATTGATCTGCTTAACCCCTAATGTATGAAGCTGGATATGCTACCCCTAAAGTACAAAAACTAGATCAAATAGCCCTCCGAAGCAGTTTTATAGGTGGTTTTGCTATGGAGATACCGATGTGGTAGTACTATTGCTTACATGGCATAAAGATTGACCCATTAATACCAGGTTGAACCAAATGTTTCTTTTCACTCATTGATCAACAATCgtaaaattacatattatcaTTAATGTTTATTATTCTCAAGTCAATtcatttatggaaaaaaaaatactgaacTAGCTACCACCATATCACTGCCCACTCTATACTCACATGGCCAAAACCCCCACCATGTCATCATGTACTCAGCAAAACTACCTATAAAATCACTCTGGGGGTATTCGAACTGGTTGCGTACTTCAGGGGATGGAATatccatttttatatattagagaGTTAAGTAGACTAACCTTATAGTTCAGGGGtgaagtagatttttttctcaacagaaacaaaaggaaaaggtgTAGCAAATACAACTAGGGAGTGTATAGATTTTGGGCCCCGGAAATTTTAAAGATTTCGATCACTTCTCTGACCCATGAATGACAGTTCTATGGTCCTTATTCATCACTTGTATATTACTTATTTAACACAGTcccttttttagataaaaaagttgaaaaacaaatcattataatataaaatttataaattatacgaAATAACcttataactcatatttttttacttacctaaaagagaaaaaaatttcgtATTTAGCTAAATATAAAGGAAAATTGTAggtaaaatgaacaaaatagcACATTACATGGCGCATTTTAGGCTTAACAACGGGTAATTATATGCGAGCCGAAATCAACAAATTCTAAAGCGCctaattagcaaatatatgCAATTATATTATACTTCTAATTAAACCTTGATCTGGTTTTGCGTAGATTGTGTGAATTTTGGTTAGCTTTATAGTAGCACAAGTTTTGAACACatcttgtgagttgtgaccaCAAATTGATAAGTAGGCCGACATAGGCAATTACCATGCTATACAACTAGATAAGCAATCCTGCATAGGGGCGGATCCAGCGTAGATGCTGGAGGGGCTCAAGCCCCTCTATCCGCTGGATCCCTATGGAAAATAAGAGggatgaagagagaaaaataaagaatatatgAAGAGTAGGAGGctaaaggagaaaaaaaagacaattagACTTCTCTAATTTGATGATTTAGATCCGTCCCTGATCATGCAGTCATACAGTCCAAGATGTCGGTCTACTCATCTTGAAATGATATGTATCCTTTCGAGATAGACAACCATTAGGCGCGTGCGTCTGTTAAAGTTATAGAAAACTCGTAGGTTGTTGCGTATTTATCTGAACTGGAAGAGAACGAGATATATATCTGTGTGCATGGTGGTCTGTCATTAGTTCTCTGGAAAGAAACAAGACCGCAtctctttgtttatttttatattatttgataaatttaaatttttaaccttaaatttaaaattgattttgaggttttctcacacaaatttatttttctagtctTAGCTTcactaaaatagataaatagaatatttatttataaattattttttgtttgtaaatatactttttaacctttttcATGAGAAAAACTAACAATTACCCTAAAGAACGTTGTGGCCCTGTGATAGATAGCTAATCCATCACAGTATCACACTCTGTCAGAGCCCCTGTCATTTGGAGCTAGAATGATCTGAGATTTCCCTCGGACAACTTCCCTATCTAGCAGTAAGAGTAAGTCTAACCTCAGAACAAATATTCAAGACGACAGATATTTCGGACGATAAAGAAATGATAGGAAGAACAGAGTTGTTAACTGCGACCACACACAGATTATTGTGGCGTACGTGCATCATTCTCGATTAAAGGGCGGGAACGCCCATATCTGCAGTCGCGTCGACCCATCGATCGATTGCGCGCTACAGATTGGATTAATCACgcatcctcctccacctccaccaccaccaccgccgagaaaaaaaaaagaaaggagatgATCGAAACAGCTAGAAGCTGAAGCAGAAAGAACCAAAACTCAAACAGTGATTAGTacaccagcaacagcaacagcaacaatCTAACGAGCAAATCCCGTCATGATCTGCATGCCGAtccccaccaccgcctcgCGCCTCTCGTggggcagcagctgcagcacgcACACGCGCTATTCCTCGATCGGTCGATCCCCATCCCTCTCCCCACTTGGCCGGATCAATTCCTCCACATTCCACGGCCACCCCCACTCGATCGATATgtccgccgccggtgggcgcCACCACACCGGCCGGGTCGTCGCCGACGATGACGACCCCTGCAGTGCACCCTCCTTGTCTGTAGCTAATGCATCGTCTTCtaaataaagatttttttatttatttctaaataattttattttaagtaaCTATTGTATCAGAGTTTACGAAAGCAGAAAATTATGGTAGATAAATAGGAAACAATTACATTGAGATTTAACACAACGAGAAATATTATAGTTTTGCATTGATTTTCTTTCTAGTGTTTTTTCtcgattttttaaaagatttttatatagaagtttatcatctcatctatccaaagtagattttaaattttatattaattaactttattatctatatatttaaatagctataaatattatatatttttttcaccttcCATCAGTCAAAATAACGTAGCCATATATGATTGATGGAAAATGCTACAGTTAGCTGACGCGTCGCGGTGCAGCACGGTGCAGTGACACCTGAACCCTGATATTCCTGgaggcccgcgtgtcagcgaCACGGGAAGCCGGGAGGACACGACACCATGACAATGCCGGCGCGCGGCTAGCTTCTTCCGTAGCAAAGGACGTACGTACGCCACTGGCCACTAGCCCACTACTCCTCGGCCGCACGGGCCGCGTCCTATAAAAGAGACCACGCGTGGCTGGGGACAACCACGCCTCAAtttgagatcgatcgatcgatcagcggCAGCTCGTGGAGTGTGAGGTAGCTGTAGCTTTGGTTGCACGGCGATCGAGGTATAGCGCAACGGCGGCGAGGTTGCCGTCGCGgttggcgaggaggaagaggagaggacgGCGTCTGTGTTGGTGGCTGGTGCTGCCATGCTGCAgggggaggagaagaagggcGGGAAGGTGAAGAAGGGGTGGCTGGCGGTGCGGGTCGgggtggagggcggcggcgacgagggagcTGGCGGGTTCCGGCGGTTCGTCATCCCGATCGCCTACCTCTACCACCCGCTGTTCCAGCGCCtgctggaggcggcgcgggacGCCTACGGCTACGACGCGGCGGGCCCGCTCCGGCTGCCGTGCTCCGTCGACGAgttcctccgcctccgctcgcTGGTGGAGCGGGAGACgcaggcggccggcggcggcggggggtcgtcgtcgtcgtcgccgcaccGCGTCCACGCCAGTGGCGGGTCGCAGCACCACCACTACTCCTTCTCCCCGTGCACCCGCGCCAAAGTTAGCTCCTGATCGAGCTCCTGGCTTTCGTGCGCGCGCGCATGGTGAGTCGGCGGCTGCGAGAagagcgcgcgggcggagtCGATCTGCCGGCGAGGACGCCCCGCGTGTATAGTTGATTAGCAGAGGCAGTACTACACGAGAGGAGAGacaggagctagctagctgataGCTGATTAGTCCGGGTTTTCTCATGATTTTGGTCTTGGTTCCGCttactttcttcttctttctttgatCGATCTTTGTGTAGATAGAATTGACAGATCGGTCGATGTATAATTATCAGTTGAACTCACAGTTTCACAGTACACAGTTCTTCTCTTCACCGGCGTATCTAGCATCATAGCTTGATTTGTCTGTGTGCTTCTTGCTAAGCTAGACGAATCGACGGGTAGGTGATTTGATCAAGCATGAACTGTATTAGGATTCAGATATTATGAGCTCGAAGTCGAGGTGGTTTGGTTACCGCTGCTACCTGCCGgcgttgcggcggcgggaagAGGCCGGGCTCCTCGTGGAAGACGCCGTTGACTGCGGGTCAGCGGGTGCGCCCGCCTGTCTGCGAGAGTAGTTGAGAGGTGGAGGGATATTTACACACGAAACCCTGCTTTATGTCGATTTGTCATTTGCATCCCCGAGAATTGGGTCGCTACCAAGATGGCAGCGATCAGATTTGGATCCCTCTTCACCGTCCGATCAAAATTTGCGGTCCAGATGGGTCAGTTTTGGCGGGTGGTGGGACGTTTCCCATTCGAGATTTCGGATCGGTACCAAACGGTTGCCGTCCATTTGGGTCACCCATCGTCGTCCGATTATCATTTGACGGTCGATATAAATCCTATTAGCAAAGGGgatgaccatttttttttgtatagaACCCTCCCTTTGTTCGTATTAATGTATTACTAGAGTAGCAAATACCCATACTTTGCAACGGTATATCAAATGTTTCATAGATTCTTTGAGAAATGTAAACTTATATTCTATagatgaaataatatattaataatatgtagaaagattattttttaacactaaaagatataaaagatataaaGCGGTTGTTAAAGACAACAAGATAAGATAGATGCCAGGGTGACATAGATTATCCGTGATCCGCTCTTCTGTCGAGGACGCTGGCCTcggacgccggcgaggccggcaGATTGCCACCTCCTCCAGGTTTAACGGCGCCGGAGCTCCggcgagctagctcgagctccTGGAACAAAACGAACGGTTTGCTTCTGTCTTCTGCAACATAATTTGAGTTAGTTTGCATGGAATTAAGCGCTTCTAAGCCAGATGAAACACGCATCAATCAAGCCATCAGTTCCCTTTTGTTTTCCAGGCTCTTAAAATCCTGATGCTTGATTAATGTAtcgagacaaaaaaaaagtagtaatCTTTTGACTGTCGATGGGTTCAATTAAGGGCAAGTATGATCTCTCACCagggttaattttttttttgtggttttgTTTGGTGCTGCGTTTCTTTCCTCTGGACGATTCATGTCGTGTCCATCAGGAATCACTGAATCAGGATTGGTTCAGCGTCGAGGCAATTGCGAAGAGGTGACAGCACTCATCCAGCCTGATCTTCAGTGCATCttgtctctctctttttcctcttcctttcttttccttcttttctttgcactacatcaaatcaaattaactGTCATCAAAATGCCcactacttttattttttaaggcGAATTTGTAGGTGATATATACTGATGCCAAAGCCTAGGCAGGCTGAATAGACCTCAGACCTCACCATATTATGGCAAAAACAGATTTAACCCAAAAGGGCCTTTTCAATAGTGCATCAGTTTTCTCCTTCTTACACCGCGTTCGTCCCCTCTTATAAGATAACCCTTCGCTTTTCGTGTGCATgtttctcgaactgctaaacggtatattttttataaaaagtttctatagaaaagttatttttaaaaatcatattaatttattttatatttttaatgattaataattaattacttatgtACTTATTTTTACCCACCCCGATACTGAACACGGTCTTAGGCTCTTAGCTTCCTAGGTCACTGGGCACATCGCCAAACCTACACCCTGCCCACCCAACAGCCACAAAAACAGTACGGTGTTCTTGAGTTATGAAGTCAACAAGATACAACTTTATTGGCAACTTTATGACAGGCTTACTTGTACCATGTGTGTACATCCGAATTATAATTCTATACGCTActttttgtcaaaatttgacattttttagcTGAAAATTAACACGGTATgattatatacattttataTAGTCATTATTTCTGTGACAGGAGGGAATACAATCAAGTAATCCTTGCAAGTCAGTGGATGCAAGTCATAAACGCCACCGAgacttttgtttttaagatgTAAAGCTTGAAGTCAATTGGACTTGTATAGTAGGATCCTATATCATGATCTGGTGGAACAATGGGAAATATCATAATAGAAATGTAGAGTGGGCACTTATCTTTGAGCAATAACCAGCAGTCACTATGCAAGTTGATTTTAACGAACTACAGTTTCTGGGAAAAAAGTAGAAAGTTAACACAATATGTCTAATGTATATTGAGCTGAATTAGAAAGCTTACATTACATGTATCCATTAGCCCAAGGAAGAAACAAGCTAGACAACTGATAAACAGTTGCTATTTGATAAGTACATTCTTCAAGTTGCCCCTTGCCCAATATCAACTTTTCTGCTCTCCATTAGCACATTTCCAGCATATTCTCGGTGCATAACTACGAGGATCTGAAGTTttattatatcatatataaaacggatatttcattttcaactttttttgATCTATTGTTATAGATTCAATAAATTTAACTGCCCGGAATCTTCAGCAATCACaaaattgaactgttttttCCCCTAAAATGATCGTTTATTAAAGAACGATCACTGTGAACGAACTGGATCCACTATCTGTAACTATTCTGTATTGAAGACATTGTCAACTTGTACTAGTTGCCGTACTAATCCAGCTGCAAGGCTAGCAGAGGCGCGTGATCTCACTCCAATTGTGCAGTCGATCTGCTTTGTTCAGCGTAAACAAAGATCAGATCAGATATACTACTAGCGTAAAAATCAACCAAAGTGCAGTTCAGCTCActcgatgcatgcatgagtggTCTCCagttaatcattttttaactTCAACTATCATCCCTACAGAAGTCAGAACTAATCCTCAGCTCGCTCATTTGTTCTGTCAGTTGCCTTTTGCACTTTAACCTGAGCATGTCTTAGCTTTTAATTAGAAGATAATGGCAGCAATTAATCTTGCTGCCACTAGATTGTTCTGATCCAGGTTCCAGATAGCGATCTTCACGAAGCAAATGCAGGGTAAAGCAAAGGGCAGGAATGACAACATAAGCAGCTTGTTTATTAGGATGTGCTGCCCAAGTGGAGATTGGAATTTCGGAGCCCAGCCAGCGTAACGAGTTGCCATTGGATGCCTCGTCTTATTCTCGCAATcgaaaattaatttagtatACTTTTCCAAATGGGAttttcacaaatattttagTACCAACCTATCaacagaaaattaatttagtacCATGAGCCCAAAAAAGAATGAATTGAATCGCTCTAAAGATTGGTCCTGACTGTCAAGGGAAGCTAGTAAAGCTCGGCGGGATTGTCTGCAGTAGGTGCAGCTGGTATGTGGGCCATGCATCCCataggcccacatgtcagtctcTGTTACTGCACAGCAGTACTGTAGAGTACTGTAGAGGATCCATATCCAATAAAACTAGTTTTTAGTTACAGCGACAATGAGAAATAACCATAAAGGATGATCCTATAACTCTCATGTTTCTGACATCTGCGTCAGGAGCAGTGTCTCATATGCTACATATCTCTGAAAAGAAGTCCATATATCTTCTCTCAGAATCCCTCAGTGAGACAAATATGCAGTATACTTCTTGTTAATTGATCAGTCGAGCACGTAATTACTACTTTTCGATCGTTCTCTCTTTCAACCAAAAGGGAGGAGACGAGGAGTACGGAAGTGCAGGTTAGCACAAGTCATGGTTGTACAGCACAGGGTGTGCTACTTCAGCTGCAACAGGCCATCAGGTTAGATAGATTTGTCCAAGAGGCCAGTCAAACGGCTAGACGTTGTTAGGCACATATCggcaaataaacaataaacaacaatagatTAATCATAAAAGATACGAGATCTAACATAAAAAAcctcctaaaatataaaagaaaaaaccacggACGCTAGACAGTAAATATCTTTACTATGTCGGATGAGTTTACAACGTAAAACGATGGCTTACAAGAACTCCGACGAAGTTAGTCTTTATACGAGTGCAAATGAATTTGGAAGATGTCGCCGTATCAAACCAGCTATATGCCTGTATATATAGGTTTGGAAATTTGGATTagacgtcgccggccgtccccggccgtcgcccgtccgccgccggcggccattGGAAGTCCGTACGTCCGTATCGGAGGTGATGTTGGCAGCTGAACAATTAAATTCTTTGGAATTTGGTTTGAGATTTTGAAAAGCTTCGTGAACGAGTCCTCTTCCTGAACTTCTCTTCTGGTGAGATTGGACTTGCTGAATCTCCATCCATCGTCGGTAGAGCAAAATCTTACGATAAGACtttgtgttttatattgtCCCATCAGTAGGAGTGCCATTAAATGGTCCTGACAGTACTGTTCAAggactgaaaaatgaactctgaaaatataaaagattgtGCACACCAATTGTCTGATTTTGCTTTATGAGTTGACAGTACTGTTCAAGGACTGAATAATGTCACCAAAGTGAAATGGCTGATGACTTTTATATGGTAATTTTGAATACTGTTTTCTCCTGAAATGATGTCAGGGAATATGATGAGAAGTACAACAGCTGAAATAGAGCTGATTATGTTAACTACGGTTGTTAAATGGAATGCGATAcagtattaaataaatatgttattatcTTATTCCgtattataaacatatattaaacatATCTCATGGTACTAGTACCtcgtgataaaaaaaaaaagatatgagTAAAGTTTTGtcctatctagatttatccatcgGTCAGTCAATATGTTTAATATATGTgtctgttgacgtcaaaatgtgaacatTGAGgcgtcacacacgaaggcatgagagtcaatcttagatagctccagtgcaggacctaaattcttataatgatgcgcgggcgtgccaatcagtttgatcctgcaactgacaagataaacaataaaacaagccgatcggctatcgagccgatagataataaaatatctagccgatcggatgttgatgctgtaacggttagccgataggatgaacgatcggccGTAAAAAACATGGATCGACTAGAAACACCactagaaatagacttgaaataaatattagaccaacgtaattcgccaagttacttattaatcttaatcgatcggacaagcccctataaccaggtCGAGCTAgacgtacagagattggacttaaccaataCAGTATCCAGtcaagcacgatatgattataggaaacatgaagatcgataaggctaataaataaaccgacgaattacttgaaataaacaatgaatcatgtattacaatcggctaaaaccaatttacatgtaattctcataagccgatgcaacataaataactatcgATCTAAAtcaatcaagccgattggtatagaaataatgcagtaaaacaatcggctactctattgatgtgaatatgataagcatgcaGATCGGCACAAATCATCAGCTATAGatggcgga is part of the Oryza brachyantha chromosome 2, ObraRS2, whole genome shotgun sequence genome and encodes:
- the LOC102715461 gene encoding auxin-responsive protein SAUR32-like, translated to MLQGEEKKGGKVKKGWLAVRVGVEGGGDEGAGGFRRFVIPIAYLYHPLFQRLLEAARDAYGYDAAGPLRLPCSVDEFLRLRSLVERETQAAGGGGGSSSSSPHRVHASGGSQHHHYSFSPCTRAKVSS